One Cynocephalus volans isolate mCynVol1 chromosome 5, mCynVol1.pri, whole genome shotgun sequence DNA window includes the following coding sequences:
- the NHSL1 gene encoding NHS-like protein 1 isoform X2 — MVVFINAKIKSLIKLFKKKTVSNLDEESRWTVHYTAPWHQQENVFLPTTRPPCVEDLHRQAKLNLKSVLRECDKLRRDGYRSSQYYSQGPSFAANSSPLCDDYQDEDEETDQKCSLSSSEEERFISSRRPKTPTSSDFSDLNTQTNWTKSLPLPTPEEKMRQQAQTVQADVVPINITGENFDRQASLRRSLIYTDTLVRRPKKVKRRKTITGVPDNIHKELASGTGQDDGGGHTVYSPDHYPTLGQLGSCRAAGQRSETRDSSCQTEDMKVVPPSMRRIRAQKGQGIAAQMGHFSGSSGNMSVLSDSAGVVFPSRLNNDAGFHSLPRSGVRANIQSLEPRLGALGPAEDMDGTFHYQRSNSQVDENLGCLGGASRTAALLRPKSQELQHFESENVTSPACVVSPHATYSTSIIPNATLSSSSEVIVIHPAQSSGQLDGKITSSSSYTKVKSRDRLISRHAVKGDHQPPSGHWNEGHPTIPSQALGTHSPSAPANWENGPQAMPYNCRNNLSFPSHPQDVDGKSESSYSGGRGHGSLEPWEYKASGNGRESPLKSHLATQGYSTPASNMSSCSLDQTSNKEDAGSLYSEDHNGYYTSMHTDSGHGSGNLCNSRDGFGNPRHSVVNVFDGRAQKNQGDRSSYHDKSLSRNISLKKAKKPPLPPSRTDSLRRIPKQSSQSNGQVLNESLIATLQHSLQLSLPGKGGSSPSQSPCSDCEEPWLPRSRSQSTVSAGSSMTSATTPNVYPLCGVTPSQSDTSSVKSEYTDPWGYYIDYTGMQEDPGNPGGVCPASSGAPTRNGPGHRAPEGSRAAMPHVPSGSVKPKMTSPEKSHRVTSPSSGYSSQSNTPTALTPVPVFLKSMSPANGKGKPKPKVPERKSSLMSSVSVSSSSTSLSSSASTEGSGTVKKPASATASPPAAAAPVPSLPSPPAADRSPALPPPPPLAGGSPLPRSPGFPPTPPEALAPFCSTTATATAGCLPRAPAALSPVLPDSSAALPPPPPFLPTSLPPPAPPLDPSLVKDTRPSFKTSGQPAPSREACKPPANKEEGSRPPMPLITTEALQTVQLRPVRKNSATEVALSSEPAAQETPAPGAPRYHLKPSALLKSPNSINEMESGSQPAAVTSSLPMPAKSQSQGDHGSAAEHGSPPSCSRAAPGPSAGIAPLPDPSPSRKPPPVSRKPKLFLVVPPPQRDYSTENVSEAFPGAPSPTRGEEGSVHSKEARESPAARAGFHAAHPGSSGFEGGAAGSLSPSRVEANVPMVQPSASPAPTQEEPAEHSTAGGDNVESCLCQQDGGAGALETNTASSSSEACDFLKEEGSDEVMAPSRPRTTEDLFAAIHRSKRKVLGRKDSDDDHARNHSPSPPVTPTGTAPSLASPKQVGSIQRSVRKSSTSSDNFKALLLKKGSRSDTSARMSAAEMLKNTDPRFQRSRSEPSPDTPESPSSCSPSKNRRAQEEWAKNEGLMPRSLSFSGPRYGRSRTPPSASSSRYSMRNRIQSSPMTVISEGEGEAVEPVDSRAHWDLGIAKGCSLDGLVGDEMDEGSLFCGEEPIASLQPEAPDSAKGRGPSEQCGGSLREES; from the exons TGTTCTCTTTCTTCGTCAGAAGAGGAAAGATTTATTTCCAGCAGGAGACCTAAAACGCCAACCTCAAGTGACTTCTCTGACCTTAATACTCAGACGAACTGGACCAAGTCACTTCCACTGCCAACACCAGAAGAGAAGATGCGACAGCAAGCCCAAACAGTCCAGGCCGATGTGGTTCCTATTAATATAACTG GGGAGAATTTTGATCGCCAGGCCAGCCTTCGGCGGTCTCTAATTTACACAGACACTCTGGTAAGACGACCGAAGAAAGTCAAAAGGAGAAAGACTATTACAGGAGTCCCTGACAACATACACAAGGAGCTAG CATCAGGCACTGGCCAGGATGATGGTGGTGGCCACACAGTGTACAGCCCAGACCACTACCCTACACTGGGACAGCTTGGTAGCTGTCGGGCTGCAGGGCAGCGCTCAGAAACCAGGGACTCCAGCTGTCAGACTGAGGACATGAAGGTTGTACCACCTTCAATGAGAAGAATCAGGGCACAGAAGGGGCAAGGCATTGCTGCCCAGATGGGCCACTTCTCAGGCTCCTCTGGTAACATGTCTGTGCTGAGCGATTCCGCAGGGGTTGTGTTCCCCTCTCGCCTCAACAATGATGCTGGTTTCCATAGTCTTCCACGTTCTGGAGTGAGGGCGAACATTCAGTCCCTTGAGCCAAGGCTGGGTGCCCTGGGCCCTGCAGAAGACATGGATGGCACTTTCCACTACCAGAGGAGTAACTCACAAGTAGATGAAAACCTAGGATGTTTAGGAGGTGCCTCCAGGACTGCAGCACTTTTGAGGCCCAAATCTCAGGAGCTGCAGCACTTTGAGAGTGAAAATGTAACAAGCCCAGCGTGTGTGGTTTCTCCTCATGCAACATACTCCACCAGCATCATCCCAAATGCCACCCTCTCATCCTCTTCAGAGGTTATTGTTATTCACCCTGCTCAGAGTTCAGGGCAGCTGGACGGTAAAATTACCAGCTCATCCTCATACACAAAGGTAAAATCCAGAGACCGCCTCATCTCCAGGCATGCTGTGAAAGGTGATCATCAGCCTCCCAGTGGTCACTGGAATGAGGGCCATCCCACCATACCTTCACAGGCCCTAGGCACCCATTCCCCCAGTGCCCCAGCAAATTGGGAAAATGGGCCCCAAGCCATGCCCTATAATTGCAGAAACAACCTGAGCTTCCCATCCCATCCCCAGGATGTGGATGGCAAGAGCGAGTCTAGTTATTCAGGGGGCAGAGGGCACGGCAGCTTGGAGCCCTGGGAATACAAGGCCTCAGGTAATGGGCGGGAATCCCCACTGAAGTCACACTTGGCAACTCAGGGTTACTCCACTCCTGCAAGTAACATGAGCAGCTGCAGTCTGGACCAAACATCCAACAAAGAGGATGCTGGGTCCCTGTATTCAGAGGACCACAATGGCTACTACACATCTATGCACACCGACTCTGGACATGGATCTGGGAATCTGTGCAATAGCCGCGATGGCTTTGGAAACCCCAGGCACAGCGTGGTCAATGTTTTTGATGGAAGAGCTCAGAAAAACCAAGGGGACCGATCAAGTTACCATGATAAATCCCTTTCCAGAAACATCTCTTTGAAGAAAGCAAAGAAGCCTCCCCTGCCACCCTCGCGGACAGACTCTCTCCGCAGGATTCCCAAGCAGAGCAGCCAGTCGAACGGGCAGGTGCTCAATGAGAGCCTGATCGCCACGCTCCAGCACTCGCTGCAGCTGAGCCTCCCGGGCAAGGGCGGCAGCTCGCCCTCCCAGAGCCCCTGCAGTGACTGTGAGGAGCCCTGGCTGCCGCGTTCCCGGAGCCAGAGCACGGTCAGTGCCGGCAGCAGTATGACATCCGCCACCACCCCCAACGTCTACCCCCTGTGCGGGGTCACGCCCTCGCAGAGCGACACGAGCAGCGTCAAGTCGGAGTACACGGACCCTTGGGGCTACTACATCGACTACACGGGCATGCAGGAGGACCCGGGCAACCCGGGAGGGGTCTGCCCGGCCAGCAGTGGGGCGCCGACCAGAAACGGGCCGGGCCACCGTGCCCCAGAGGGCTCGAGGGCCGCGATGCCCCACGTGCCCAGTGGTTCAGTCAAACCAAAGATGACATCGCCGGAGAAGTCACACAGAGTCACTTCTCCATCCAGTGGGTACTCCAGCCAGTCCAATACACCCACAGCGCTCACCCCTGTGCctgtgtttttaaaatccatGTCACCAGCAAATGGGAAGGGAAAGCCCAAGCCCAAGGTGCCAGAAAGGAAGTCCTCTCTGATGTCTTCAGTGTCCGTTTCCTCGTCGTCCACTTCTCTTTCCTCCAGTGCTTCCACTGAAGGAAGTGGCACTGTGAAGAAGCCCGCCTCGGCCACGGCCTCTCCGCCGGCGGCTGCTGCTCCTGTCCCCTCTCTTCCCTCGCCACCTGCTGCCGACAggtcccctgccctccctccgCCCCCTCCTCTAGCAGGTGGCTCGCCCCTGCCGCGCTCTCCCGGTTTCCCGCCTACACCACCAGAAGCCCTCGCTCCCTTCTGCTCCACCACCGCCACTGCCACCGCCGGGTGCCTTCCTCGTGCCCCCGCAGCCCTCAGCCCCGTTCTTCCAGATTCTTCTGCTGCCTTGCCGCCGCCCCCACCTTTCTTACCCACCTCGCTGCCCCCGCCTGCCCCGCCGCTTGACCCCAGTCTCGTGAAGGACACCAGGCCTTCTTTCAAAACCTCTGGCCAGCCAGCGCCCTCCCGGGAGGCCTGCAAGCCTCCTGCTAACAAGGAGGAGGGCAGCAGGCCCCCCATGCCCCTGATAACCACGGAGGCGCTGCAGACGGTGCAGCTGAGGCCCGTGCGCAAGAACTCGGCCACCGAGGTAGCTCTGTCGTCTGAACCAGCAGCTCAGGAAACACCAGCTCCGGGTGCTCCACGATACCACTTGAAGCCATCTGCTCTCCTCAAATCCCCAAATAGCATCAATGAAATGGAGAGTGGAAGCCAGCCCGCCGCCGTGACAAGCTCGCTTCCGATGCCTGCCAAGAGCCAGAGTCAGGGTGACCATGGCAGTGCAGCCGAGCATGGCAGCCCTCCGAGCTGCAGCCGTGCAGCTCCGGGGCCCAGTGCTGGAATCGCCCCACTCCCGGACCCTTCACCCAGCAGGAAACCGCCCCCCGTTTCCAGGAAGCCCAAACTGTTCCTGGTGGTGCCACCTCCGCAGAGAGATTACTCCACAGAGAACGTGAGCGAAGCCTTCCCAGGGGCGCCCAGCCCGACGAGAGGAGAGGAGGGCTCTGTGCACAGCAAAGAGGCGCGAGAGAGTCCTGCAGCCCGAGCTGGTTTCCACGCGGCGCACCCCGGCAGCTCGGGTTTTGAGGGAGGAGCTGCAGGATCCTTGTCTCCCAGCAGAGTGGAAGCCAATGTCCCCATGGTACAGCCCAGTGCTTCTCCAGCCCCCACGCAGGAAGAGCCAGCAGAGCACAGTACGGCTGGTGGGGACAACGTGGAGAGCTGCTTGTGTCAACAGGATGGAGGAG CTGGGGCGCTGGAGACCAACACGGCCAGTTCTTCCTCAGAGGCCTGCGACTTCCTTAAGGAAGAAGGGAGTGATGAGGTGATGGCCCCCTCTAGACCCAGGACCACAGAAGACCTTTTTGCAGCTATTCACAG ATCCAAAAGGAAAGTCCTTGGTCGTAAGGATTCAGATGATGATCACGCCCGAAaccattctccctccccccccgtGACACCCACCGGCACTGCCCCCAGCCTAGCCTCTCCAAAGCAAGTGGGATCGATTCAGAGAAGTGTCCGAAAGAGCAGCACCAGCAGTGACAACTTCAAAGCTCTTCTGTTAAAAAAGGGGAGTCGTTCAGATACCAGTGCCCGCATGTCTGCGGCAGAGATGCTCAAGAACACAGACCCTCGATTCCAGAGATCAAGATcagagccttcaccagacaccccCGAAAGCCCATCAAGCTGCTCACCCAGCAAGAACAGAAGAGCCCAGGAGGAGTGGGCCAAGAATGAAGGCTTGATGCCTCGGAGTCTGTCCTTTTCAGGCCCCAGGTACGGCCGCAGTCGCACGCCTCCTTCGGCTTCCAGCAGCAGGTACAGCATGCGGAACCGGATCCAGAGCAGCCCCATGACTGTTATCtcagagggagaaggggaagccGTGGAGCCTGTGGATAGCAGAGCCCACTGGGATCTGGGTATTGCAAAGGGGTGCTCACTGGACGGCCTGGTGGGGGATGAAATGGACGAGGGCAGCCTGTTTTGTGGCGAGGAGCCCATCGCCTCCCTGCAGCCAGAGGCTCCTGACTCTGCAAAGGGCAGGGGCCCATCAGAGCAGTGTGGAGGTTCTCTGAGGGAGGAGAGTTAG